The following are from one region of the Methanolacinia paynteri genome:
- a CDS encoding amino acid ABC transporter permease, translating to MDIISILIDWSPYLLSGILVTLGLTAVGLGMGMIIGLPMAIGQVYSTGSRWLDRILKGFIGVFVWFFRGLPILVLLFLFYFGIFPLLGMGDLAPFFVGAIVLGLRGAAYQSQIFRGAIQSINEGQMTAARSLGMTKLSAIRNVILPQSFRIALPGWSNEYPNILTDSAVCYAIGVAELLTRSSQIASQTYEYAIYLVCAAIFIILNYAGMKGLLILENKVAIPGFSGSGDENQVFL from the coding sequence ATGGATATTATATCAATTCTTATCGACTGGTCACCCTACCTACTCTCAGGCATTCTTGTTACTCTCGGCCTTACTGCCGTCGGTCTGGGAATGGGGATGATTATTGGACTTCCCATGGCAATAGGCCAGGTGTATAGTACAGGAAGCAGATGGCTCGACCGAATCCTGAAGGGTTTTATCGGTGTCTTTGTCTGGTTCTTCAGGGGCCTTCCTATTCTTGTTCTTTTATTCCTGTTCTACTTCGGAATCTTCCCTCTTCTCGGGATGGGCGATCTCGCCCCATTCTTCGTCGGCGCAATCGTTTTAGGCCTGAGAGGTGCGGCCTACCAGTCGCAGATATTCAGGGGTGCCATCCAGTCAATAAACGAAGGACAGATGACCGCTGCAAGATCGCTGGGGATGACAAAGCTCTCCGCGATTAGAAATGTTATCCTGCCGCAGTCGTTTAGGATCGCTCTTCCCGGGTGGTCGAACGAGTACCCGAATATACTCACCGATTCTGCAGTATGCTATGCTATAGGTGTGGCCGAACTCCTGACAAGAAGTTCGCAGATCGCGTCGCAGACATATGAATATGCAATATATCTGGTATGCGCAGCCATCTTCATAATTCTCAACTATGCGGGGATGAAGGGACTTCTTATACTTGAAAATAAGGTTGCAATTCCAGGATTTTCCGGAAGCGGAGACGAAAACCAGGTGTTCCTATGA
- a CDS encoding ABC transporter substrate-binding protein: MTVKVYGAILVLVLALAMVFSGCTSTSGDDQTPANGSSVGETTTYIVGIDGEYKPYSYIDTDGNPVGFDVESIKWIAEQKGFEVKVIPVAWDGIIPALMAGKIDMVYSGMTITPERLEQVNFSIPYWKVNQSVAKHDDNNFTMDDFMSGQYVIGGQRGTSGVEWIENNLIETGIMPEKNLLTYDTFPLVSEDLKNKRIDFAVYDKPPMLEAIEGKPLSVIGEIDTNEEYGVAIRKSDPELLETINDGITMLMADPYWEELKTKYGMVD; the protein is encoded by the coding sequence ATGACCGTGAAGGTTTATGGTGCAATTCTGGTGCTGGTTCTCGCACTGGCAATGGTCTTTTCCGGGTGCACAAGTACATCCGGTGATGACCAGACACCCGCGAACGGATCGAGCGTGGGAGAGACGACGACGTATATCGTCGGAATAGACGGTGAATACAAACCTTACAGCTATATCGATACCGACGGAAACCCGGTCGGCTTTGATGTCGAGTCCATAAAATGGATCGCTGAACAGAAGGGATTTGAAGTAAAGGTTATCCCTGTCGCATGGGACGGAATCATCCCTGCACTTATGGCAGGAAAGATCGATATGGTCTACTCGGGAATGACAATCACCCCGGAGAGACTGGAACAGGTCAACTTCTCTATTCCATACTGGAAGGTCAACCAGTCCGTGGCAAAGCACGATGACAACAATTTCACTATGGATGACTTCATGAGCGGACAGTACGTCATCGGCGGACAGAGGGGAACTTCAGGTGTGGAATGGATTGAGAACAATCTTATAGAGACCGGCATCATGCCCGAAAAGAATCTTCTGACATACGATACATTCCCACTCGTATCAGAGGACCTGAAGAACAAGAGAATCGACTTCGCAGTATATGACAAGCCGCCGATGCTTGAGGCAATCGAAGGAAAGCCACTGTCGGTCATAGGGGAGATCGATACAAACGAAGAGTATGGTGTTGCAATCAGGAAATCCGATCCCGAACTTCTTGAGACTATCAATGACGGCATCACCATGCTAATGGCAGACCCGTACTGGGAAGAACTCAAGACCAAGTACGGCATGGTAGATTAA
- the cas1 gene encoding CRISPR-associated endonuclease Cas1 codes for MCNPDIPWYVVWGFGGHIKSTATTLIIGKKSDVEEIPIESVDHLLVVGGHNIHTSTIIHLLRQNSSVSFFDADGTPLGILRPFGRKTEREMAELQAEGSSYNSAAEIVRSSIKARIMMIEKAGREIDRELYYKSEDEILFTSLEEIDYLIKMEELRRIHKFTSDMYYEIMGRCLSPSHGFKRRTSRPHVDPVNSMLSLGYSILFGNCCVPLVGAYLDIDKGILREGTNSLVLDLIDPLKPFMVDSVVFSIAREYLTADMYETNTKRCHLDQGTLRLLSDALKRSINQKKIEENVLSYRDSLINRRPLKFSY; via the coding sequence ATGTGCAATCCAGATATTCCATGGTATGTGGTATGGGGTTTCGGGGGTCATATCAAGTCCACGGCAACTACGCTTATTATCGGGAAAAAATCCGATGTAGAAGAGATTCCTATAGAATCAGTCGACCACCTTCTCGTTGTGGGCGGCCATAATATTCACACTTCCACAATCATTCATCTCCTGAGACAGAATTCATCTGTATCGTTCTTCGATGCCGACGGGACTCCTCTGGGAATTCTGAGGCCCTTCGGGAGAAAAACCGAAAGGGAAATGGCGGAACTCCAGGCCGAAGGTTCGTCCTATAACAGCGCCGCAGAGATCGTCAGGTCATCAATTAAGGCGAGAATTATGATGATCGAAAAAGCGGGAAGGGAGATCGACCGGGAGCTCTATTATAAAAGCGAGGATGAGATCCTCTTTACGAGCCTGGAGGAGATCGATTATCTCATCAAGATGGAGGAGCTTAGGAGAATCCATAAATTTACATCGGATATGTATTATGAAATAATGGGGAGGTGCCTGAGTCCGTCTCACGGTTTCAAAAGAAGAACATCCCGTCCGCATGTTGATCCGGTAAACTCCATGCTTTCGCTTGGATACTCGATCCTGTTCGGCAATTGCTGTGTGCCGCTTGTAGGTGCATACCTTGATATCGATAAGGGGATTCTTCGCGAGGGGACAAATTCCCTGGTTCTCGATCTTATAGATCCTTTGAAGCCGTTTATGGTTGATTCCGTGGTATTTTCTATTGCACGCGAGTATCTTACTGCCGATATGTACGAGACGAATACGAAGAGATGCCATCTCGACCAGGGGACACTGCGCTTATTATCCGATGCCCTTAAGAGGTCTATCAATCAGAAGAAGATCGAAGAGAATGTATTGTCTTACAGGGATTCACTTATAAACAGAAGACCGCTGAAGTTTTCTTACTGA
- a CDS encoding acylphosphatase, with amino-acid sequence MAQDTDASGITEEQNPRLKTIEAYVTGKVQGVGFRACVRRIASQLSITGEVMNLEDGRVCIRATGDDIIIDKFLSSLRECPRAHIRDIDISEKGPMDYEDFEIVRVY; translated from the coding sequence ATGGCTCAGGATACAGATGCTTCCGGGATTACTGAAGAGCAGAACCCCAGATTAAAAACAATAGAGGCATATGTTACCGGCAAAGTCCAGGGCGTGGGATTTCGGGCATGCGTCAGGAGGATAGCTTCGCAGCTTTCGATAACCGGCGAAGTCATGAATCTTGAAGACGGAAGGGTCTGCATCAGGGCGACCGGAGATGATATAATAATAGACAAATTCCTCTCTTCCCTCCGGGAATGCCCGAGAGCGCATATAAGAGATATAGACATCTCTGAAAAAGGCCCAATGGATTACGAAGATTTCGAGATCGTCAGGGTCTACTGA
- the ilvC gene encoding ketol-acid reductoisomerase — protein sequence MINKYYESDADLGNLSGKTIAVMGYGSQGRGQALNLRDSGLDVIIGIRPGKSRDQAVADGLEALDVSKAAERADIIMILLPDEMQGIVYKNEIAPYLTENKCLMFSHGFNIHFGQIVPPANVDVIMVAPKGPGHMVRRTYEEGKGVPALIAIHQEYTGKAKEIALAYAMGIGATRAVVLETSFREETETDLFGEQAVLCGGTTSLIKAGFETLVKAGYAPEMAYLEVLHEMKLIVDLIYEGGFTKMRDSISNTAQYGDITRGPRVIGAESKAAMEQILKEIQSGAFTKEWMLENAVNRPMFNALTRADEEHLIEKVGAEIRGMMPQFRK from the coding sequence ATGATCAACAAATATTACGAATCGGACGCTGATCTGGGGAATTTGTCAGGAAAGACAATAGCCGTTATGGGATACGGCTCCCAGGGACGAGGACAGGCCTTAAATCTAAGAGACAGCGGTCTTGATGTCATCATAGGCATAAGACCCGGAAAAAGCAGGGATCAGGCAGTGGCGGACGGACTCGAAGCTCTCGACGTTTCAAAGGCCGCAGAGAGAGCCGACATCATCATGATCCTGCTCCCCGACGAGATGCAGGGGATCGTATACAAAAACGAGATCGCGCCATATCTCACAGAGAACAAATGCCTGATGTTCTCCCACGGGTTCAATATTCATTTCGGGCAGATCGTTCCCCCGGCCAATGTCGATGTAATTATGGTCGCGCCCAAAGGCCCCGGGCATATGGTCAGGAGGACATACGAGGAAGGAAAGGGTGTCCCCGCACTGATCGCTATCCACCAGGAATACACAGGAAAGGCAAAAGAGATCGCCCTTGCCTATGCTATGGGTATCGGCGCAACAAGAGCTGTCGTGCTCGAGACATCTTTCCGCGAGGAGACGGAGACCGATCTCTTCGGCGAGCAGGCGGTGCTCTGCGGAGGAACGACCTCACTTATTAAAGCAGGATTCGAGACTCTCGTCAAGGCAGGATATGCACCCGAGATGGCATACCTTGAGGTTCTTCACGAGATGAAGCTGATCGTGGACCTGATCTATGAGGGCGGGTTTACGAAGATGAGGGACTCGATCTCCAATACCGCACAGTATGGAGATATTACAAGGGGCCCGAGAGTAATCGGTGCTGAAAGCAAGGCAGCGATGGAGCAGATCCTGAAAGAGATCCAGTCAGGCGCATTTACAAAGGAATGGATGCTTGAAAATGCCGTCAACAGGCCGATGTTCAACGCACTCACAAGGGCCGATGAAGAGCACCTTATCGAGAAGGTGGGTGCAGAGATAAGAGGCATGATGCCCCAGTTCCGTAAATAA
- a CDS encoding 2-isopropylmalate synthase — protein MFRFLDTTLRDGEQTPGVSLTPEQKLEIATALSDIGIDVIEAGTAVASEGEKEAIRLISDAGLAAECCTYVRARRDDIDSAADCGVDSIHLVVPVSDLHITKKLGKDREAVYDMAMDAVSYAKERGLIVELSGEDASRADIDYLSNLFRDGVSAGADRLCFCDTVGLLTPERTAEIIPLVCHAPLSIHCHNDLGLALANTLTALNSGATCAHVTVNGLGERAGNTPFEEVVMALERLYNYDTGIKKEKIYPLSTLVSKYTRVPLATNKPIVGAMAFTHESGIHAHGLMKDSSTYEPLSPELVGRKRRIVLGKHSGSASVKSALNELGYKPNDKQLNEIVRRIKEIGDRGVRVTDADVMAVADAVMLLECRPVIEMKQFTIVSGNKIIPTASVTMKVNGQEITGAATGAGPVDAALRILQESVSVVGDIRLEEYHVDAITGGTDAVVDVTVKLNRDGRVITSRGARSDIIEASVEAVVSGMNRLLRNENENRSTDSD, from the coding sequence ATGTTTCGTTTTCTGGATACCACACTCAGGGACGGCGAACAGACGCCCGGAGTTTCACTGACCCCCGAGCAGAAGCTTGAAATTGCGACTGCCCTTTCTGACATTGGAATTGATGTTATAGAAGCCGGCACTGCCGTTGCATCGGAAGGTGAAAAGGAGGCCATAAGGCTGATCTCGGATGCAGGACTTGCGGCTGAATGCTGTACATATGTGCGTGCAAGGCGCGACGATATCGATTCGGCCGCGGACTGCGGTGTCGATTCGATTCATCTTGTCGTCCCTGTCTCCGATCTTCATATCACAAAGAAGCTCGGGAAGGACCGGGAAGCCGTATACGATATGGCGATGGATGCCGTCTCCTACGCGAAGGAGAGAGGCTTAATCGTGGAGCTTTCGGGCGAGGATGCCTCTCGTGCGGACATCGATTATCTTTCGAACCTGTTCAGGGACGGAGTTTCGGCCGGGGCGGACAGACTGTGCTTCTGCGATACGGTCGGCCTGCTGACCCCGGAAAGGACAGCGGAGATCATACCGCTGGTCTGTCACGCGCCCCTGAGCATACACTGCCACAACGATCTCGGCCTTGCACTCGCAAACACGCTTACTGCTCTCAACAGCGGGGCGACCTGCGCCCACGTGACGGTAAACGGGCTCGGCGAGAGGGCGGGAAACACCCCGTTCGAAGAGGTGGTGATGGCTCTCGAAAGGCTCTACAACTATGATACCGGTATTAAGAAGGAAAAAATCTATCCGCTCTCCACGCTCGTATCGAAGTATACAAGGGTCCCGCTTGCAACGAACAAGCCAATCGTGGGCGCGATGGCCTTCACCCATGAAAGTGGGATCCATGCCCACGGCCTGATGAAAGATTCCAGCACCTACGAACCGCTCTCTCCCGAACTAGTGGGGCGAAAGAGGCGCATAGTGCTTGGAAAGCATTCGGGTTCCGCTTCGGTCAAATCGGCACTGAACGAACTCGGCTACAAGCCGAACGACAAGCAGTTGAACGAGATCGTCCGGAGGATCAAGGAGATCGGTGATCGCGGCGTACGGGTTACCGATGCCGATGTAATGGCAGTCGCGGATGCCGTGATGCTGCTCGAGTGCAGGCCGGTTATCGAGATGAAACAGTTTACCATCGTCTCGGGAAACAAAATAATTCCCACGGCCTCCGTGACCATGAAGGTAAACGGGCAGGAGATAACTGGAGCTGCAACCGGTGCAGGGCCGGTCGATGCCGCATTGAGGATCCTGCAGGAATCCGTATCCGTCGTCGGCGACATCCGCCTTGAGGAGTATCATGTGGATGCGATTACAGGCGGAACCGACGCGGTCGTGGACGTCACTGTAAAGCTGAACAGGGACGGCAGGGTAATAACATCGAGAGGAGCAAGATCAGATATCATCGAGGCAAGTGTCGAGGCAGTTGTTTCGGGAATGAACAGACTATTGAGGAATGAGAATGAAAACAGGAGCACGGATTCTGATTGA
- the ilvB gene encoding biosynthetic-type acetolactate synthase large subunit: protein MKTGARILIDNLKEQGVDIIFGYPGGSVLPIYDELYDADIRHILVRHEQAAVHAADGYARASGRVGVCLSTSGPGACNLVSGIATANMDSVPIVALTGQVPTGMLGNDAFQESDITGITMPVTKHNFLVNDTIRIPQVIAEAFYIAGTGRYGPVLVDLPKDVLMRSVSPEEILPGIPDLKGYKPTYHGHPRQIKKALDLLRESKKPVIYAGGGIVASGASEALCRFAEEMEIPVTTTMMGLGAIPSDHPLNLGMLGMHGTKFANYAVTGCDLLFTIGARFDDRVTGKIDEFAPGAKIIHIDIDPAEIGKNKAVDVPIVGDAKVVLDDILERLNPEDRVIRTAWLEEIGKWKKDHPLTCGNGGGLHPQQIIREISTLLDGGGIIVSEVGQNQMWAAQHYGFKKPRQWISSGGLGTMGYGFPAAIGAWFARPEETIVLIAGDGSFQMNIQELGTVAQYKVPVKMMILNNMYLGMVRQWQELFYEKRYSYTELPFVDFVGIAKAYGVPGRVVESEKDIVPALKESFETDGPFLIDFRIEREENVFPMVPAGAAIKDMIGEHVEQEDD from the coding sequence ATGAAAACAGGAGCACGGATTCTGATTGACAACCTGAAGGAGCAGGGTGTCGATATAATATTCGGATACCCGGGGGGTTCGGTCCTCCCGATATACGACGAGCTTTATGATGCCGATATCAGGCACATACTGGTAAGGCACGAACAGGCAGCTGTGCATGCGGCCGACGGTTATGCACGTGCGAGCGGCCGTGTGGGTGTGTGTCTCTCCACCTCCGGTCCGGGCGCCTGCAATCTCGTATCCGGGATTGCCACCGCAAATATGGACTCCGTTCCCATCGTCGCCCTCACCGGTCAGGTTCCTACAGGAATGCTCGGAAACGACGCGTTCCAGGAGTCCGACATCACCGGAATCACGATGCCTGTGACAAAGCACAACTTCCTCGTCAACGACACGATCAGGATTCCGCAGGTGATAGCCGAGGCGTTCTATATCGCCGGTACAGGAAGGTACGGCCCGGTGCTTGTAGATCTTCCGAAGGATGTCCTGATGAGGAGCGTGTCCCCTGAAGAGATCCTTCCGGGAATTCCGGACCTGAAGGGGTACAAGCCTACATATCACGGTCATCCGCGTCAGATCAAAAAAGCGCTTGACCTGCTGAGGGAATCGAAGAAGCCGGTGATATATGCCGGCGGGGGTATCGTTGCATCGGGAGCCTCTGAGGCCCTTTGTAGGTTTGCGGAGGAAATGGAGATCCCGGTTACGACAACGATGATGGGACTTGGCGCAATCCCGTCCGATCATCCATTAAACCTTGGTATGCTCGGGATGCACGGGACAAAGTTCGCGAACTACGCCGTCACAGGATGCGACCTCCTCTTCACGATCGGTGCCCGCTTCGACGACAGGGTAACCGGGAAGATCGATGAGTTCGCCCCCGGCGCAAAGATCATCCACATCGACATCGACCCGGCCGAGATCGGGAAGAACAAGGCGGTTGATGTCCCTATCGTAGGGGATGCGAAGGTCGTTCTCGACGATATTCTTGAGAGACTCAATCCGGAGGACAGGGTTATCCGGACCGCGTGGCTTGAAGAGATCGGTAAATGGAAGAAAGATCATCCTCTCACCTGCGGAAACGGCGGAGGGCTCCATCCACAGCAGATCATCCGCGAGATATCCACGCTCCTCGACGGCGGCGGGATCATTGTCAGCGAGGTAGGGCAGAACCAGATGTGGGCGGCCCAGCACTACGGCTTTAAAAAACCCAGGCAGTGGATCAGCTCGGGCGGCCTCGGGACGATGGGATACGGTTTCCCTGCGGCGATAGGCGCATGGTTCGCACGCCCGGAGGAGACAATAGTCCTGATCGCAGGGGACGGAAGCTTCCAGATGAACATCCAGGAGCTCGGAACGGTCGCCCAGTACAAGGTCCCGGTCAAGATGATGATCCTAAACAACATGTATCTCGGGATGGTCAGGCAGTGGCAGGAGCTCTTCTATGAGAAGAGATACTCGTATACCGAGCTTCCATTCGTTGACTTCGTCGGGATAGCGAAGGCCTACGGGGTTCCCGGGAGGGTTGTAGAATCCGAAAAGGATATCGTTCCCGCCCTGAAGGAATCGTTCGAGACTGATGGTCCGTTCCTCATCGACTTCAGGATCGAGCGGGAAGAGAACGTATTCCCGATGGTCCCTGCAGGGGCGGCGATAAAGGACATGATCGGCGAGCACGTAGAGCAGGAGGATGACTGA
- the ilvN gene encoding acetolactate synthase small subunit, whose amino-acid sequence MKQHIISVLVENRSGVLTRVSGLFSRRGFNIESLAVGTCEAPGMSRITIVACGDDAHIEQVKKQLNKLIEVIKVIDITERSHVERELVLIKVNAEPGKTRSEVMQIADIFRAKIIDVGQETVVLEITGDTEKIRALEELLVPYGILELVRTGKVALQRGAATISPGK is encoded by the coding sequence ATGAAGCAGCATATCATCAGCGTACTTGTCGAGAACAGGTCCGGTGTACTGACAAGGGTCTCCGGTCTCTTCTCAAGACGCGGTTTCAATATCGAAAGCCTTGCGGTCGGGACATGCGAAGCTCCCGGGATGAGCCGGATCACGATCGTCGCCTGCGGGGACGATGCCCATATCGAGCAGGTTAAAAAGCAGCTCAACAAACTGATCGAGGTCATAAAGGTCATCGACATAACCGAAAGGAGCCATGTCGAGCGCGAGCTTGTCCTGATTAAGGTTAATGCAGAGCCGGGGAAGACGAGGTCCGAGGTCATGCAGATCGCGGATATCTTCAGGGCGAAGATAATCGACGTAGGGCAGGAAACGGTGGTTCTCGAAATTACAGGTGATACGGAAAAGATCCGTGCACTCGAAGAGCTTCTCGTTCCTTACGGAATTCTCGAACTTGTCCGGACGGGCAAAGTCGCACTCCAGAGAGGAGCCGCGACGATCTCCCCCGGAAAATAA
- a CDS encoding FmdE family protein, with product MKFVHLMWCFCICLALVLCVPAVSASTNAYHMEALGEFAATIAMDELDFDYGDSDVVVLTDAGRVVVDGQTTEKAVSGITKVSGLQNGDSTLFQINRAEWKGLWFYFYNRDTGKGLYLVPKESYFRLTDAAVESLPPENAFSTIAVVTGDLYQMLEDTNAGNKTQEVLGADAFSLLSLANAWAYGAPYDLMNAASLHNHFCPGVSSGYILAKYVEENMPLTDDTSYVVVSSPTWCKEDIYNVMWDMTPGKGGVDNSAVFTDEDQTYLTDKYGIRPAGIFVLWNSQENSGKGIALGFRFDSSEWTGPSWGSKISQTVDMVQNLDNPGDYVEVMKEFTVDSDMLAELENPLNNPYEVVGMMN from the coding sequence ATGAAATTTGTTCATTTAATGTGGTGTTTCTGTATTTGTCTGGCACTCGTCCTGTGTGTACCTGCGGTTTCAGCATCGACAAATGCATATCATATGGAAGCACTTGGTGAATTTGCTGCAACTATTGCAATGGACGAGCTTGATTTTGATTATGGCGATTCCGATGTCGTGGTACTTACAGATGCGGGTCGTGTAGTTGTAGACGGCCAGACTACAGAGAAGGCGGTCTCGGGAATTACTAAAGTATCAGGCCTTCAAAACGGTGACAGCACATTATTCCAGATAAACCGTGCGGAGTGGAAGGGTCTCTGGTTCTATTTCTATAACAGGGATACGGGAAAAGGACTGTACCTTGTGCCTAAAGAGAGTTATTTCAGGCTCACCGATGCAGCAGTGGAATCATTGCCTCCTGAAAATGCCTTCTCGACTATTGCAGTAGTTACCGGGGATCTCTACCAGATGCTTGAAGATACAAATGCCGGGAACAAAACACAGGAAGTACTTGGTGCTGATGCATTTTCTCTCCTCTCTCTGGCGAATGCGTGGGCATACGGGGCTCCTTACGACCTGATGAATGCGGCATCGCTCCATAACCATTTCTGCCCCGGGGTTTCGAGCGGTTACATTCTTGCAAAGTATGTTGAGGAGAATATGCCGCTGACTGATGATACGTCGTACGTGGTTGTATCAAGCCCTACATGGTGCAAAGAAGATATATATAACGTTATGTGGGATATGACTCCCGGAAAAGGAGGAGTGGATAATTCGGCTGTATTTACAGATGAAGACCAGACATACCTGACGGACAAATATGGTATCCGGCCTGCAGGAATATTTGTTCTCTGGAACAGCCAGGAGAACAGCGGGAAGGGCATCGCTCTGGGATTCCGGTTTGATTCTTCAGAATGGACCGGTCCTTCCTGGGGGAGTAAAATATCCCAGACCGTGGATATGGTGCAGAATCTTGATAATCCCGGTGATTATGTTGAAGTGATGAAGGAGTTCACTGTAGATTCCGATATGCTGGCCGAGCTTGAGAATCCGCTTAACAACCCCTACGAAGTTGTAGGAATGATGAATTAA
- a CDS encoding MFS transporter produces MKDSPEKSSGKSYSLLIIAISLAIFMSSIDGTIVNIALPTISESFDISSSTVSWVATAYLLVMAGCVLIFGKISDIIGFKRIFLTGFIVFTVGSFACGFLPDLLDSFGSLVGSRVFQGVGGAMITAIAPAMVTAFIPMSMKGKAMGIIMTVAALGMAIGPTVGGILTQYLSWHWIFFINVPIGIVAVLLGAKVIPSTVTGKDRDLSGFDKKGGLLIFVGLASLLFAISEGQELGWTSPAIIVTMIIAVVSLAGFVWNELKVSEPLLELRLFKGKNFFLSNLLFVILFLSFSGINYLLPFYLEYVQGFDSSTAGLILTSLSFAMMISGLLAGALFNRTGGRPLCIAAGFVILLGYYFITHLHADTTTAFVVGCLLLIGFGLGLMVTPISNMIMNSVGKQYQGMVSSLTSLERFAPLTIGIAIFNLIFLQGVSLIAEHRGVTSQAPANMKLEVLSSGFDLAFLGAFILSIAVLILSLIVKQEIHPDYLEEGQETEIIGGMI; encoded by the coding sequence ATGAAAGATTCCCCGGAAAAATCATCAGGCAAAAGTTACAGCCTCCTGATAATTGCAATATCGCTTGCAATATTTATGTCTTCAATCGACGGGACGATCGTCAATATCGCCCTTCCGACGATCTCCGAATCCTTCGACATCTCCTCGAGCACAGTCAGCTGGGTTGCGACCGCATACCTACTCGTAATGGCCGGCTGTGTCCTCATATTCGGGAAGATCTCGGACATAATCGGATTTAAGAGAATATTCCTGACAGGTTTCATCGTATTTACCGTCGGCTCATTTGCGTGCGGTTTCCTCCCCGACCTCCTTGATTCATTCGGGTCCCTTGTCGGATCAAGAGTGTTCCAGGGTGTAGGCGGCGCGATGATAACAGCCATCGCCCCCGCAATGGTTACCGCCTTTATCCCGATGAGTATGAAGGGAAAGGCCATGGGAATAATAATGACCGTGGCGGCGCTCGGAATGGCGATCGGCCCGACAGTCGGTGGTATTCTGACACAATATCTCTCGTGGCACTGGATATTCTTCATCAACGTCCCCATAGGAATCGTTGCGGTTTTGCTTGGTGCGAAGGTGATCCCGTCAACGGTAACAGGCAAAGATCGCGATCTCTCCGGATTCGACAAAAAAGGCGGCCTGCTCATCTTCGTCGGTCTTGCATCGCTTTTATTTGCAATATCCGAGGGACAGGAGCTGGGGTGGACATCCCCCGCGATAATCGTTACTATGATAATTGCAGTCGTCTCTCTCGCAGGTTTCGTCTGGAACGAGCTGAAGGTCTCCGAACCGCTCCTTGAACTAAGGCTCTTCAAGGGGAAAAACTTCTTCCTCTCAAACCTTCTGTTCGTCATCTTATTCCTGAGCTTCTCGGGAATCAACTATCTGCTGCCGTTCTATCTCGAATACGTGCAGGGATTCGATTCATCCACCGCCGGCCTGATACTTACATCGCTGTCGTTTGCAATGATGATCTCCGGACTGCTTGCGGGTGCGCTATTCAACAGGACGGGTGGAAGACCGCTCTGCATCGCAGCGGGATTCGTGATCCTTCTCGGCTATTACTTCATCACGCACCTTCACGCAGATACGACAACTGCATTTGTGGTTGGCTGCCTCCTGCTGATCGGCTTCGGCCTGGGGCTGATGGTCACACCGATCTCGAATATGATCATGAATTCGGTAGGAAAGCAGTACCAGGGAATGGTTTCGAGCCTGACGAGCCTCGAGAGGTTCGCCCCGCTGACGATAGGCATTGCGATATTCAACCTCATCTTCCTGCAGGGCGTCTCGCTTATTGCCGAGCACAGGGGCGTCACCTCACAGGCACCGGCAAATATGAAACTCGAGGTTCTTTCATCAGGGTTCGATCTTGCGTTCCTCGGAGCGTTTATACTATCAATTGCGGTACTGATCCTCTCGCTCATTGTAAAACAGGAGATCCACCCGGACTATCTTGAGGAAGGGCAGGAGACGGAGATCATAGGCGGGATGATTTAA
- a CDS encoding zinc ribbon domain-containing protein, protein MKYNAKTCQSCGMPMNKPEDFGTEADGSSSVEYCMYCYKNGSFTEPDITMDEMAEKGGAIMSQMFEIPAEKAVGFMKEQLSCLKRWAGRDIKTCESCGMPLAKDEDYGTEEDGSKSDKYCIYCYKDGKFIEPDLTKEEAVEKYAPMMAEHLGMPLEKAKMMVNSYLSTLPRWQ, encoded by the coding sequence ATGAAATATAATGCGAAAACATGCCAGAGCTGCGGAATGCCTATGAACAAACCGGAAGACTTCGGCACGGAAGCAGACGGTTCGTCCTCCGTTGAGTACTGCATGTACTGTTATAAGAACGGATCTTTTACAGAACCGGATATTACAATGGACGAGATGGCTGAAAAGGGCGGGGCGATTATGTCACAGATGTTCGAGATCCCTGCCGAAAAAGCCGTCGGATTCATGAAAGAACAGCTTTCATGCCTGAAAAGATGGGCGGGACGGGATATTAAGACCTGCGAGAGCTGTGGAATGCCCCTCGCAAAGGATGAAGACTACGGAACGGAAGAGGACGGATCGAAGAGCGATAAATACTGTATCTATTGTTATAAGGACGGAAAATTTATCGAGCCTGATCTCACAAAGGAGGAGGCGGTCGAGAAGTACGCCCCGATGATGGCAGAACATCTCGGTATGCCTCTGGAAAAGGCAAAGATGATGGTGAACAGCTATCTTTCGACCCTCCCGAGATGGCAGTGA